A window of the Janthinobacterium agaricidamnosum NBRC 102515 = DSM 9628 genome harbors these coding sequences:
- a CDS encoding indolepyruvate ferredoxin oxidoreductase family protein → MNAPIKGSHLEPGLPANDISLDDKYTLARGRAFMTGTQALIRLPMLQRERDLKAGLNTAGYITGYRGSPVTSVDMTAVKARKYLDEHHVKFHPGLNEDLAATAVWGTQQTNLFEDARYDGVFSMWYGKGPGVDRCGDVFKHANNAGSAKHGGVLVLAGDDHAAKSSSTAHQSDHILNACGIPVLYPSSVQEYIDYGLHAWAMSRYTGLWVSMKCVTDIIESGAVIDFDPERVQIKLPTDFEMPQGGLNIRWPDTVLEQEVRMNSYKWYAALAYARANKLNKIIWDSPKARIGIITAGKSYLDTRQALADLGIDEQVAADIGIRLYKIGMTWPLEADGVHEFAKGLDEILVVEEKRQILEYALKEELYNLKDGERPRVVGKFDDTGEWSNQKGTGHGDWLLPATYELNPAMIARAIASRISRYYAGHPVEQRVKQRIAYLEAKEDVLKAISVKPDANRDRTPFFCSGCPHNSSTKVPEGSRALAGIGCHYMVLWMDRETSTFTHMGAEGVTWVGQAPFTNEKHVFTNLGDGTYFHSGILAIRAAVSAKVNITYKILFNDAVAMTGGQEFDGPLSPAIISRQIAAEGVGPIIVVTDEPEKYPSDYAWAPGVTVRHRSELMDVQRELRDQPGVSAMIYDQTCASEKRRRRKRNEYPDPARRAVINEAVCEGCGDCSVQSNCLSVEPLETELGRKRQINQSSCNKDFSCTTGFCPSFVTVEGGALKKPKKAAAGTGNAPVALPTPLIPSTAEPFGILVTGIGGTGVVTVGQILAMAAHVEGKGCSVLDMSGLAQKGGPVMSHVRLADSQADIHSTRVGTGAADLVIGCDLIVTASRDALSRMGEGRTWAMINSTGSSTAAFVKNPDWQFPGASSQQEIQKACGAERVDFIDAGQIATALMGDSIATNMFMLGYAWQKGRVPLGEAAIMKAIDLNNVSVGFNKTAFNWGRAAAHDAASVAKLVTPAKVIEFKRNQTLDDIIARRIDLLTAYQDAAYAQQYQAFVEQVRTAESRLGNKHLRLTEAVARYFYKLMAYKDEYEVARLYTDGAFKEKIAGMFEGDIKLKFHLAPPLFAKTDAAGHLVKQEFGPWMMKAFSMLARFKGLRGGAFDVFGYTAERKMERALIVGYRETVAALLPKLTADNVARAAAIASIPEDIRGYGHVKERHLKAAMEKQAALLAAFDAPPAAVVIPIAAVSHAA, encoded by the coding sequence ATGAATGCACCAATCAAAGGCTCGCACCTGGAGCCGGGACTGCCCGCGAACGACATTTCGCTGGACGATAAATACACGCTGGCCCGCGGCCGCGCCTTCATGACCGGCACCCAGGCGCTGATCCGGCTGCCGATGCTGCAGCGCGAACGCGACCTGAAAGCCGGCCTGAACACCGCCGGCTACATCACCGGCTACCGCGGTTCACCGGTCACCAGCGTCGACATGACGGCGGTGAAGGCCAGGAAATACCTCGATGAACATCACGTCAAGTTCCATCCCGGCCTGAATGAAGACCTGGCCGCCACGGCGGTCTGGGGCACCCAGCAAACCAATCTGTTCGAAGACGCCAGATACGACGGCGTGTTCAGCATGTGGTACGGCAAGGGGCCTGGCGTCGACCGTTGCGGCGACGTGTTCAAGCATGCCAACAACGCCGGCAGCGCCAAACATGGCGGCGTGCTGGTGCTGGCCGGCGACGACCACGCGGCCAAATCGTCGTCGACGGCGCACCAGAGCGACCATATCCTGAACGCTTGCGGCATTCCGGTGCTGTATCCGTCGTCGGTGCAGGAATACATCGATTACGGCTTGCACGCGTGGGCGATGAGCCGCTATACCGGCCTGTGGGTGTCGATGAAATGCGTGACCGACATCATCGAGTCCGGCGCGGTGATCGATTTCGATCCGGAGCGCGTGCAAATCAAGCTGCCGACCGATTTCGAGATGCCGCAGGGCGGCTTGAACATCCGCTGGCCGGACACCGTGCTGGAGCAGGAAGTGCGGATGAACAGCTATAAATGGTATGCCGCGCTGGCCTATGCGCGCGCCAACAAGCTCAATAAAATCATCTGGGACAGCCCGAAGGCGCGCATCGGCATCATTACCGCCGGCAAATCGTATCTGGACACGCGCCAGGCGCTGGCCGACCTCGGCATCGACGAGCAAGTGGCGGCCGATATCGGCATCCGCCTGTACAAGATCGGCATGACGTGGCCGCTGGAAGCGGACGGCGTGCATGAATTCGCCAAGGGACTCGACGAGATCCTGGTGGTCGAGGAAAAACGCCAGATCCTCGAATACGCGCTGAAGGAAGAGCTGTACAACCTGAAGGATGGCGAGCGGCCGCGGGTGGTCGGCAAGTTCGACGATACCGGCGAATGGAGCAACCAGAAGGGCACCGGCCACGGCGACTGGCTGCTGCCGGCGACCTATGAATTGAACCCGGCCATGATCGCGCGCGCGATCGCCAGCCGCATTTCGCGCTACTACGCAGGGCATCCGGTCGAGCAGCGCGTCAAGCAGCGCATCGCCTACCTGGAAGCGAAGGAAGACGTGCTCAAGGCGATCAGCGTCAAGCCCGATGCCAACCGCGACCGCACGCCGTTTTTCTGTTCCGGCTGCCCGCACAACAGTTCCACCAAGGTGCCGGAAGGCTCGCGCGCGCTGGCCGGCATCGGCTGCCACTACATGGTGCTGTGGATGGACCGCGAAACCTCGACCTTCACGCATATGGGCGCGGAGGGCGTGACCTGGGTCGGCCAGGCGCCGTTCACCAATGAGAAACACGTGTTCACCAACCTCGGCGACGGCACTTATTTCCATTCCGGTATTCTGGCGATCCGCGCGGCGGTGTCGGCCAAGGTCAACATCACCTATAAGATCCTGTTCAACGACGCGGTGGCGATGACCGGCGGCCAGGAATTCGACGGCCCGCTGTCGCCGGCCATCATTTCGCGCCAGATCGCCGCCGAAGGCGTCGGCCCGATCATCGTGGTCACCGACGAACCGGAAAAATACCCGTCCGATTACGCCTGGGCGCCCGGCGTCACGGTGCGCCACCGTTCCGAATTGATGGACGTGCAGCGCGAATTGCGCGACCAGCCGGGCGTGTCGGCGATGATTTACGACCAGACCTGCGCGTCGGAAAAACGCCGCCGCCGCAAACGCAATGAATACCCGGACCCGGCCAGGCGCGCGGTCATCAACGAAGCCGTCTGCGAAGGCTGCGGCGACTGTTCGGTGCAGTCGAACTGCCTGTCGGTGGAGCCGCTGGAAACGGAACTGGGCCGCAAGCGCCAGATCAACCAATCGTCGTGCAACAAGGACTTTTCGTGCACCACCGGCTTCTGCCCGAGCTTCGTGACAGTGGAAGGCGGGGCGCTGAAAAAACCGAAGAAAGCCGCCGCCGGGACCGGCAATGCGCCGGTGGCCTTGCCGACGCCGCTGATACCGTCGACCGCCGAACCGTTCGGCATCCTGGTGACCGGCATCGGCGGCACCGGCGTGGTCACCGTCGGCCAGATCCTGGCGATGGCGGCGCACGTCGAAGGCAAGGGCTGTTCGGTGCTCGACATGAGCGGGCTGGCGCAAAAAGGCGGCCCGGTGATGTCGCATGTGCGCCTGGCCGACAGCCAGGCCGACATCCATTCGACCCGCGTCGGCACCGGCGCGGCCGACCTGGTGATCGGCTGCGATTTGATCGTCACCGCCAGCCGCGACGCGCTGTCGCGCATGGGCGAGGGACGCACCTGGGCGATGATCAATTCGACCGGTTCGTCGACCGCCGCGTTCGTCAAAAACCCGGACTGGCAATTCCCGGGCGCGTCGTCGCAGCAGGAAATCCAGAAGGCGTGCGGCGCCGAACGGGTCGATTTTATCGACGCCGGCCAGATCGCCACCGCGCTGATGGGCGATTCGATCGCGACCAATATGTTCATGCTCGGCTACGCCTGGCAAAAAGGCCGCGTGCCGCTCGGCGAAGCGGCCATCATGAAGGCGATCGACTTGAACAATGTGTCGGTCGGCTTCAACAAGACCGCCTTCAACTGGGGCCGCGCGGCGGCGCACGATGCGGCCTCGGTGGCCAAACTGGTCACGCCGGCCAAGGTGATCGAATTCAAGCGCAACCAGACGCTGGACGACATCATCGCCAGGCGCATCGATTTGCTGACCGCTTACCAGGACGCCGCGTACGCGCAGCAATACCAGGCGTTCGTCGAGCAGGTGCGCACGGCCGAAAGCAGGCTGGGTAACAAGCACTTGCGTCTGACCGAAGCGGTGGCGCGTTATTTCTACAAGCTGATGGCGTACAAGGACGAGTATGAAGTCGCGCGCCTGTACACCGACGGCGCCTTCAAGGAGAAAATCGCCGGCATGTTCGAAGGCGATATCAAGCTGAAGTTCCACCTGGCGCCGCCGCTGTTCGCCAAGACCGACGCCGCCGGCCATCTGGTCAAGCAGGAATTCGGCCCGTGGATGATGAAGGCATTTTCGATGCTGGCCAGGTTCAAGGGCTTGCGCGGCGGCGCCTTCGATGTGTTCGGCTACACCGCCGAACGCAAGATGGAGCGCGCGCTGATCGTCGGCTACCGCGAGACTGTCGCCGCGCTGTTGCCGAAGCTGACGGCCGACAATGTCGCGCGGGCGGCGGCCATCGCCAGCATTCCGGAAGACATCCGCGGTTACGGCCACGTCAAGGAGCGTCACCTCAAGGCCGCGATGGAAAAGCAGGCAGCCTTGCTGGCGGCCTTCGACGCACCGCCGGCCGCCGTGGTGATACCGATCGCGGCCGTCTCGCACGCGGCCTGA
- a CDS encoding Lrp/AsnC family transcriptional regulator — translation MTKITLDKTDRKILSVLQADGRLSNQDVAEQVSLSPSPCLRRIKRLEEAGVIRQYVALLDPEKIGLGLLAYVNVRLERSSDAATQSNARVLVPATPPAATPRANFAVSVDQWPEVVACYAMTGEMDYLLRVHVEDMEHFSRFMMGTLLRHPAVLDVKSSFALQRIKDTTALPLV, via the coding sequence ATGACCAAAATTACACTGGATAAAACCGACCGCAAGATTTTGTCGGTATTGCAGGCCGATGGCCGGCTGTCGAACCAGGACGTGGCCGAGCAAGTCAGCCTGTCGCCGTCGCCGTGCCTGCGGCGCATCAAGCGGCTGGAAGAGGCCGGCGTGATCCGCCAGTACGTGGCGCTGCTGGACCCGGAAAAAATCGGCCTCGGCTTGCTGGCTTACGTCAACGTGCGGCTGGAACGCTCCAGCGACGCGGCGACCCAGAGCAACGCCCGGGTGCTGGTGCCGGCCACGCCGCCGGCCGCCACGCCGCGCGCCAACTTCGCGGTATCGGTGGATCAGTGGCCGGAAGTGGTGGCCTGTTATGCGATGACCGGCGAAATGGATTATTTGCTGCGCGTGCACGTGGAAGACATGGAACACTTTTCGCGCTTCATGATGGGCACCTTGCTGCGCCATCCGGCGGTGCTGGACGTCAAGTCGAGCTTTGCCCTGCAGCGTATCAAGGATACCACCGCGCTCCCGCTGGTGTAG
- a CDS encoding GNAT family N-acetyltransferase: MPLSSLPNLLAHPLRRLLGGPSPAKSRPTVLVKQLHERDRVRMMKHFLSLEKSDRLLRFGSALPDELVMAYVNKIDFSRDMVYGVYNRVFKLVAVGHLAFAPKEKAPSRHAVTTKDRVAEFGVSVAATMRGMGVGSKLFERAAIHCRNNDVDTLYMHCLSSNQTMMHIAKKAGMEIQRDYGEADAYLKLLPPNPASMLQEAVQEQFAMLDYTLKANTRAAVKLLDRLPGRRGS, translated from the coding sequence ATGCCCCTGTCTTCCTTGCCGAATCTGTTAGCCCATCCGCTGCGGCGCTTGCTGGGCGGGCCGAGTCCGGCCAAGTCGCGTCCGACCGTGCTGGTCAAGCAATTGCATGAACGCGACCGGGTCCGCATGATGAAGCATTTCCTGTCATTGGAAAAAAGCGATCGCCTGCTGCGTTTCGGCAGCGCCTTGCCGGATGAATTGGTGATGGCCTATGTCAACAAGATCGATTTCTCGCGCGACATGGTGTACGGCGTGTACAACCGCGTGTTCAAGCTGGTCGCGGTCGGCCACCTGGCCTTCGCGCCGAAGGAAAAAGCGCCATCCCGCCATGCGGTGACGACCAAGGACCGGGTCGCCGAGTTTGGCGTGTCGGTCGCCGCCACCATGCGCGGCATGGGGGTCGGTTCGAAACTGTTCGAGCGCGCCGCGATTCATTGCCGCAACAACGATGTCGATACCCTGTACATGCATTGCTTGTCGTCGAACCAGACGATGATGCATATCGCCAAGAAGGCCGGCATGGAAATCCAGCGCGATTATGGCGAGGCCGACGCCTATCTGAAACTGTTGCCGCCGAATCCGGCCAGCATGCTGCAAGAGGCGGTACAGGAGCAGTTCGCCATGCTCGACTACACGCTGAAGGCGAATACCCGCGCCGCCGTCAAGCTGCTGGACCGTTTGCCGGGCCGCCGCGGCAGTTAG
- a CDS encoding anthrax toxin-like adenylyl cyclase domain-containing protein: MELAAGRRHSGDMKSSIPPHTPAYYSSSTPASHAGPSNIGTAPASVPVCGLANVALYTATHGIPSHHLQKMQRVAQSRNTPYAVRFTTRGAAEDMDLGHHTKPLNVKAKTCQSGIARARIRSDGLSRPDNRELTESSQRNIHSLLSDPNSGVISTQLMLTAQQLEKLRSDGEIQITDHKGETLARSRSGEYLLTPQGPLNAQGKAQLYAVSERKKGAHSRVSTTPLHVLTAKPQQGPVRSVHQLVADYDMLMTGTPFENFGERSIPKAHSGRGTFENALRNQYVHARPAAADTAYIESGFAAFSFGNATPASFSQAVPPPPSGFNPERRGSVFNSRGGMSWTPSAPRKSSAGVASESDHELINAINLELGVTAVQHGPEINNPATSILAASEAVFFLPKTIANGSGVIMARTHEEVKSVLASIKDAHFTFIGNDTWGRRPSAQFTANRNRFENG, from the coding sequence ATGGAACTTGCGGCGGGCCGGCGCCACTCAGGGGACATGAAATCTTCTATCCCTCCCCATACCCCGGCATATTACTCTTCATCGACGCCAGCCTCGCATGCCGGACCGTCGAACATCGGGACCGCGCCTGCCAGCGTCCCTGTGTGCGGCCTCGCCAACGTCGCCCTGTACACGGCCACGCACGGTATTCCGTCCCACCATTTGCAGAAGATGCAACGGGTGGCGCAAAGCCGCAACACCCCGTACGCGGTGCGTTTTACGACCCGCGGCGCGGCCGAGGATATGGATCTGGGCCACCATACCAAACCGTTGAACGTCAAGGCCAAGACCTGCCAGTCCGGCATTGCGCGCGCCCGCATTCGTTCCGATGGTTTGTCCCGGCCGGATAACAGGGAGTTGACCGAGTCATCGCAAAGAAACATCCATAGCCTGCTCAGCGACCCGAATTCCGGCGTGATCAGCACCCAGTTGATGCTCACGGCACAACAATTGGAAAAGTTACGTTCGGATGGAGAGATCCAGATCACCGACCATAAGGGCGAGACGCTGGCCAGATCGCGTTCCGGCGAATACCTGCTGACGCCGCAGGGCCCGCTGAATGCGCAAGGCAAAGCACAACTTTACGCTGTAAGCGAGCGGAAAAAAGGAGCCCATAGCCGTGTATCGACAACGCCGCTGCATGTGCTGACAGCCAAGCCGCAACAGGGGCCGGTAAGGTCGGTCCACCAGTTGGTGGCCGACTACGACATGCTGATGACCGGTACGCCTTTTGAAAATTTTGGCGAGCGCAGCATTCCCAAGGCGCATAGCGGACGAGGCACGTTCGAAAATGCGCTGCGAAACCAGTATGTGCATGCCCGCCCAGCCGCGGCAGACACGGCGTATATCGAGAGTGGTTTCGCCGCCTTTAGTTTTGGCAACGCCACCCCCGCTTCGTTTTCGCAGGCAGTACCGCCGCCACCGTCCGGCTTCAATCCTGAACGCCGGGGTTCCGTCTTCAACAGCCGCGGCGGCATGTCGTGGACGCCGTCGGCACCGCGCAAATCGAGCGCCGGCGTGGCGTCCGAATCGGATCATGAATTGATCAATGCCATCAATCTTGAACTGGGTGTCACAGCGGTACAACATGGCCCGGAAATTAATAATCCGGCCACCAGCATCCTGGCGGCATCGGAGGCCGTGTTTTTCTTGCCGAAGACAATCGCCAATGGCAGTGGCGTGATCATGGCCAGGACGCACGAGGAAGTGAAGAGCGTGCTGGCGAGCATCAAGGATGCCCACTTCACCTTTATCGGCAATGACACCTGGGGCCGGCGTCCGAGCGCGCAATTTACCGCTAACCGCAATCGTTTTGAAAATGGTTAG
- a CDS encoding multifunctional CCA addition/repair protein has protein sequence MKIYMVGGAVRDELLGLPVKDHDFVVVGATPDDMLRNGFRPVGKDFPVFLHPRTQEEYALARTERKTAPGYRGFVFHTAPDVTLEQDLVRRDLTINAIAKAEDGTLSDPFGGIGDIGRRVFRHVSEAFGEDPVRILRLARFAARFGDFTVAPETLALMRAMVAGGEVDALVPERVWQEVARGLMEAKPSRMLAVLRDCGALARIMPELDVLWGVPQPALHHPEIDTGAHMMLVADYAAERGFDLPVRFAGLMHDLGKGVTPPEHWPKHHGHEGLGVKLIEQLCARLKVPNDCRELAVMTAREHGNIGRALSLRANTIVTLFERCDAFRKPQRFEQMLLATECDARGRGGAADGFRDKPFPQTAHLLAALGAARGVNAGAIAKSCAGQPARIPEAVHQARVAAVRVLLPGTAQEPCA, from the coding sequence ATGAAGATTTACATGGTCGGCGGCGCCGTGCGCGATGAGTTGCTGGGCTTGCCAGTCAAGGACCACGATTTTGTGGTGGTCGGCGCCACGCCGGACGATATGCTGCGCAACGGTTTCCGGCCGGTCGGCAAGGATTTCCCCGTGTTTTTGCACCCGCGCACCCAGGAAGAATATGCGCTGGCGCGCACCGAGCGCAAGACCGCGCCCGGCTATCGCGGCTTCGTGTTCCACACCGCGCCCGACGTCACGCTGGAACAAGACCTGGTGCGGCGCGACCTGACCATCAACGCCATCGCCAAGGCCGAGGACGGCACGCTGTCCGACCCGTTCGGCGGTATCGGCGATATCGGGCGGCGCGTGTTCCGCCACGTATCGGAAGCGTTCGGCGAAGACCCGGTGCGCATCTTGCGGCTGGCCCGTTTCGCCGCGCGCTTCGGCGATTTCACGGTCGCGCCGGAAACGCTGGCCTTGATGCGGGCCATGGTGGCCGGTGGCGAAGTCGATGCGCTGGTGCCGGAGCGGGTCTGGCAGGAAGTGGCGCGCGGCTTGATGGAAGCGAAGCCGTCGCGCATGCTGGCGGTGCTGCGCGATTGCGGCGCGCTGGCCCGCATCATGCCCGAGCTGGACGTCTTGTGGGGCGTGCCGCAGCCAGCGCTGCACCATCCTGAAATCGATACCGGCGCGCACATGATGCTGGTGGCCGATTACGCGGCCGAACGCGGTTTCGATCTGCCGGTCCGCTTCGCCGGCCTGATGCACGATCTGGGCAAGGGCGTGACGCCGCCCGAACACTGGCCGAAACACCACGGCCATGAAGGCTTGGGCGTCAAGCTGATCGAACAATTATGCGCGCGCCTGAAAGTGCCGAACGATTGCCGCGAGCTGGCCGTGATGACCGCCCGCGAACACGGCAATATCGGCCGCGCGCTGAGCTTGCGCGCCAATACCATCGTCACGCTGTTCGAACGTTGCGACGCCTTCCGCAAGCCGCAGCGCTTTGAACAGATGCTGCTGGCGACCGAATGCGATGCGCGCGGGCGCGGCGGCGCGGCCGACGGTTTCCGCGACAAGCCGTTTCCGCAAACGGCGCACCTGCTGGCGGCGCTGGGCGCGGCGCGCGGCGTGAACGCCGGCGCGATCGCCAAAAGCTGCGCCGGCCAGCCGGCGCGGATACCGGAAGCGGTGCATCAGGCGCGGGTGGCGGCGGTGCGGGTTTTGCTGCCGGGTACCGCTCAGGAGCCGTGCGCATGA
- a CDS encoding glutathione S-transferase family protein, whose product MHTIELDPTLTQALAAARQPGLTLIIGNKNYSSWSMRPWVALAAFGIPFQEVRLLLDQPDTASKIAEYSACGRVPVLLAGEMTIWDSLAICEYLAEQFPDKHMWPQDVAARATARSICAEMHSGFAGLRNAMSMNLRVSLPGRGRNAASQADIGRISEIWEECLSRFGHHQFLFGDFSIADAYFAPVVMRFHTYGVSLAPALNAYCERVRAHPAVARWIEEALAETEVAARHDAELPD is encoded by the coding sequence ATGCACACAATCGAACTCGATCCTACCCTGACCCAGGCATTGGCGGCCGCGCGTCAACCCGGCCTGACCCTGATCATCGGCAACAAGAATTATTCGTCGTGGTCGATGCGGCCGTGGGTGGCGCTGGCCGCGTTCGGCATTCCGTTCCAGGAAGTGCGGCTGCTGCTCGACCAGCCCGACACGGCCAGCAAGATCGCCGAATATTCGGCCTGCGGCCGGGTGCCGGTGTTACTGGCCGGAGAAATGACGATCTGGGACAGCCTGGCGATTTGCGAATACCTGGCCGAACAATTCCCCGACAAGCACATGTGGCCGCAAGACGTCGCGGCGCGCGCCACGGCGCGTTCGATCTGCGCCGAAATGCACTCCGGTTTTGCCGGCTTGCGCAATGCGATGTCGATGAATCTGCGGGTCAGCCTGCCGGGGCGGGGCCGCAATGCGGCGTCGCAGGCCGACATCGGCCGCATCAGCGAAATCTGGGAAGAGTGCTTGTCGCGCTTTGGCCACCATCAATTCCTGTTCGGCGATTTCTCGATCGCCGACGCCTATTTCGCGCCGGTGGTGATGCGTTTCCACACTTATGGCGTATCGCTGGCGCCGGCGCTGAACGCCTATTGCGAGCGGGTGCGGGCCCATCCGGCGGTGGCGCGCTGGATAGAGGAAGCGCTGGCCGAAACCGAAGTGGCGGCCAGGCACGACGCCGAATTGCCGGATTGA
- a CDS encoding complex I NDUFA9 subunit family protein: protein MTTALPIVPPDAPAVLVLGGSGFIGSHLVAKLSTSGARVVVPTRHYERSKHLIFLPRVEVTETDIQREGELQRLMRGQRFDAVINLVGRLHSSAGTPYGREFGRDHVDLPRRVVAACAESGVPRYLHMSALGASASGPSMYLRSKAAGELAARANPAVAATIFRPSVVFGPGDRFLNLFASLQRYFPVMPLGGADARFQPVHVADVASAFVLALAEPSTRGQVVELGGPQIYTLQQLVTLAGLFGGHPRTIVKLPHGLAYLQALVLECLPGKLMSRDNLASMAADNVVGPSPGALTAAALGIKLTALEAAARHYLGQAERQLDDFRSRAGR from the coding sequence GTGACGACAGCTTTACCGATAGTCCCGCCCGACGCGCCAGCCGTGCTGGTGCTGGGCGGTTCCGGTTTCATCGGCAGCCACCTGGTGGCCAAGCTGTCGACCAGCGGTGCGCGGGTGGTGGTGCCGACCCGGCATTACGAACGCAGCAAGCACCTGATTTTCCTGCCGCGGGTCGAGGTGACGGAAACCGACATCCAGCGCGAGGGCGAGTTGCAGCGGCTGATGCGGGGCCAGCGGTTCGACGCCGTGATCAACCTGGTCGGGCGGCTGCATTCCAGCGCCGGCACGCCTTACGGCCGCGAATTCGGACGCGACCATGTCGACTTGCCGCGCCGCGTGGTGGCCGCCTGCGCCGAATCCGGCGTGCCGCGCTACCTGCACATGAGCGCGCTGGGCGCGTCGGCCAGCGGGCCGTCGATGTATTTGCGCTCGAAAGCTGCCGGCGAACTGGCCGCCCGCGCCAATCCGGCGGTGGCCGCGACGATCTTCCGGCCCTCGGTGGTATTCGGGCCGGGCGACCGTTTTTTGAATCTGTTCGCCAGCCTGCAGCGCTACTTTCCGGTGATGCCGCTGGGCGGCGCCGACGCGCGGTTCCAGCCGGTCCATGTGGCAGACGTCGCCTCCGCCTTCGTGCTGGCGCTGGCCGAGCCGTCCACCCGTGGCCAGGTGGTCGAGCTGGGCGGGCCGCAAATTTATACCCTGCAGCAACTGGTGACACTGGCCGGGCTGTTTGGCGGCCACCCGCGCACCATCGTCAAGCTGCCGCACGGCCTGGCGTATTTGCAGGCGCTGGTCCTGGAATGCCTGCCCGGCAAGCTGATGAGCCGCGACAACCTGGCGTCGATGGCGGCCGATAATGTGGTGGGGCCATCGCCGGGAGCCTTGACAGCCGCCGCGCTCGGCATCAAGCTGACCGCACTGGAAGCGGCCGCCCGCCATTACCTGGGGCAGGCCGAGAGGCAGTTGGATGATTTTCGCAGCCGCGCCGGACGTTGA